The following proteins come from a genomic window of Calorimonas adulescens:
- a CDS encoding nicotinate phosphoribosyltransferase, with product MEQMKSLNDLERVKIEHDRKLFSATHEEILEGKTTDVYFLRTMDILNHLGLGDTPVTAEIFAREEGVFAGITEALGILRNKNVEVWALKEGDTFNPKDTLVRIKGPYSEFGVYETVILGMLASSCAWATAARKAKEACKGKPLLCFGARHVHPAVAPVMERAALVGGADNASCILGAKLFGKEPTGTVPHAAFLIAGDTLTVAKAYDEISKPDENRTILIDTFKDEAEEAIRVAELLGDRLYGIRVDTPSERGGVTPELIKEIRARLDQKGYKNVKIIVSGGLYPEKIAELADAGVDAFGVGSFISDAKPIDMTMDLKEVDGKPIAKRGRIPGIIENPKLVKMI from the coding sequence ATGGAACAAATGAAAAGCCTGAATGACCTTGAAAGGGTTAAGATAGAACATGACAGGAAATTGTTTTCTGCAACCCATGAAGAGATACTAGAGGGAAAGACAACTGATGTGTACTTTTTGAGGACGATGGATATATTAAATCACCTGGGTCTTGGAGATACTCCTGTAACCGCCGAGATTTTTGCGAGAGAAGAAGGGGTATTTGCTGGTATTACTGAGGCATTGGGCATATTAAGGAATAAAAACGTTGAGGTATGGGCTTTAAAAGAGGGGGATACATTCAACCCCAAGGATACACTTGTGAGGATCAAAGGGCCCTACTCAGAGTTTGGTGTTTATGAAACAGTTATATTGGGAATGCTCGCAAGCTCCTGTGCATGGGCGACGGCTGCGAGAAAAGCCAAAGAAGCGTGCAAGGGGAAACCACTGCTGTGCTTTGGCGCAAGGCATGTGCATCCTGCTGTAGCTCCTGTCATGGAAAGGGCAGCATTAGTAGGTGGGGCTGACAATGCGAGCTGTATACTGGGAGCAAAACTGTTTGGAAAAGAGCCGACCGGTACAGTACCACACGCTGCTTTTTTGATTGCCGGTGACACATTGACGGTAGCAAAGGCATATGATGAAATATCAAAGCCAGACGAAAACAGGACAATACTCATTGATACATTCAAAGATGAGGCTGAAGAAGCCATTAGAGTGGCAGAACTTTTAGGAGACAGGCTTTATGGGATAAGGGTAGATACGCCCAGCGAAAGAGGTGGGGTAACCCCCGAACTTATAAAGGAAATTAGGGCCAGACTGGACCAAAAGGGTTATAAAAATGTCAAAATTATTGTTTCGGGTGGCCTTTATCCAGAAAAAATAGCTGAACTGGCTGATGCAGGTGTAGATGCTTTTGGAGTGGGCAGTTTTATTTCAGATGCTAAACCGATAGATATGACGATGGATTTAAAAGAGGTGGATGGTAAGCCGATTGCCAAGAGGGGTAGAATACCTGGAATAATAGAAAACCCAAAACTTGTGAAAATGATATAA
- a CDS encoding lytic transglycosylase domain-containing protein: MIFIPRKWIGVIIAVLLFLLLILVSLKVYNTVQKMIYPTKYMDIVERYAVEYGIDPYLVLAVIKAESNFNPEAKSSKGAIGLMQIQPDTGKWIAENLGIENYNEDLLYNPEVNIRFGCWYINNLNSEFKDPVLVFAAYNAGRGNVQKWLNDKEYSDDGEKLKSIPFKETRDYVDKIIRNYHIFTRLYEGKRKKGIT; this comes from the coding sequence TTGATTTTTATTCCTCGTAAATGGATAGGCGTAATAATTGCTGTCTTACTTTTTTTATTGCTCATACTTGTTTCGCTGAAGGTATATAACACTGTACAGAAGATGATTTATCCCACAAAGTATATGGATATAGTTGAAAGATATGCCGTTGAATATGGAATTGACCCTTATCTTGTGTTGGCAGTAATAAAAGCGGAAAGTAATTTTAATCCTGAAGCTAAATCAAGCAAGGGTGCCATCGGACTGATGCAGATACAACCTGATACAGGAAAGTGGATTGCGGAAAACCTTGGGATTGAAAACTATAATGAAGATCTTCTCTATAATCCTGAGGTAAATATAAGATTTGGTTGCTGGTATATAAATAATCTCAACAGTGAATTTAAAGATCCTGTCCTGGTATTTGCGGCTTATAATGCTGGGAGAGGAAATGTACAAAAATGGTTGAATGATAAGGAATATAGTGATGATGGGGAAAAACTAAAGAGTATCCCATTTAAGGAAACGAGGGATTATGTAGATAAGATAATTAGAAACTATCATATTTTTACAAGACTTTACGAAGGCAAAAGAAAGAAGGGAATAACATAA
- the coaE gene encoding dephospho-CoA kinase (Dephospho-CoA kinase (CoaE) performs the final step in coenzyme A biosynthesis.) produces MKVIGLTGGIASGKSTVSNILREMGAYVIDADEISREIIKKGSEAWKEIIDYYGNDILLPDGEIDRKKLGNIVFADKEKLDKLNAITHPRIIQRIKEIIDAEKEKGKERAVILDAAILIEMGLQNMVDEVWVVSIDKDKQIKRLIERDKLSYEDAMNRIRMQMPLSEKVKYADYVIDNSKDIGYIRKQISKLWERVIKKNN; encoded by the coding sequence ATGAAGGTGATAGGGTTAACAGGGGGAATTGCCAGCGGAAAGAGCACTGTTTCAAATATATTAAGGGAAATGGGAGCTTACGTAATAGATGCAGATGAAATTTCAAGAGAGATCATTAAAAAAGGGAGTGAGGCATGGAAAGAAATTATCGATTACTATGGAAATGACATACTTCTACCTGATGGAGAGATAGATAGAAAAAAACTTGGGAATATAGTGTTTGCGGATAAGGAAAAATTGGATAAGCTAAACGCTATAACTCATCCACGTATAATCCAGAGAATAAAAGAAATTATAGATGCAGAGAAAGAAAAAGGGAAAGAAAGGGCTGTAATACTGGACGCCGCAATACTGATTGAAATGGGGCTGCAAAATATGGTAGACGAGGTTTGGGTAGTTTCAATAGACAAAGACAAGCAGATAAAAAGACTTATAGAGAGAGATAAACTATCATATGAAGATGCCATGAACCGTATACGCATGCAGATGCCGTTAAGCGAGAAGGTAAAGTATGCTGACTATGTGATTGACAACAGTAAAGACATAGGATATATTAGAAAACAGATAAGTAAACTTTGGGAAAGGGTGATAAAAAAGAATAATTAA
- the polA gene encoding DNA polymerase I — translation MKKLMLIDGSSVLYRAFFALPPLMNSKGTRTNAVYGFMMMLFKVMDDYKPDYIAVAFDVKAPTFRHKEYDAYKATREKMPDELSCQIPILRDILSALNIKIIEVPGFEADDILGTVSKQAEKNGLETYIVTGDRDSLQLVSKETRVILNKKGMTDVEVYDYDIFRDRYGITPSEFIDLKGLMGDKSDNIPGVPGIGEKTALELIKEYGSVNEIIKNVDRIKNKRVREAIANNVDKALLSKRLSTIIRDMPIEFDIEEYTVKEPDKKRVRAIFEELEFKSLLDKVSKDDTAPNVDRVVYRVIDNVDDFNEYISGVERIAISFKVHEDGLAMTSLSSQEKGTVFLPLYRLDDSMKYALYKLLSNENIKKSGHNIKRLLNFAISEGYKPANISFDSAIAAYLINATESEYIIRQIAKDFLNRDILDDSIFGKGRNRTDFHNVEEEMLNQLLGEEAEVIGQSEPLMREKLDELSMDRLFNDIEMPLVMVLADMECTGFNIDRNELLRLDSEFTEQLTSITKEIYNLAGEEFNINSPKQLSHILFEKLGLPVIKKTKTGYSTDAEVLEELAPQHDIVAKILEYRQISKLKSTYIDGFIKLTEKSAKIHTSFNQTVTATGRISSTEPNLQNIPIRTDIGRQIRKVFIPSDDKHVILSADYSQIELRVLAHLSSDENLIGSFIAGEDIHTRTASEVFNVPIDKVTPEMRRSAKAVNFGIVYGISDFGLARDLRIPREVAAEYIRSYFKRYPQVKEYLDECVKKAKELGYVTTIMNRRRYVPEITSKNRNIRMFGERIAMNTPIQGSAADIIKIAMVNVHKKIKDFKSKLILQVHDELIFDVLKEELDEIKEIVRWEMENAVNLKVPLIAEIKYGNNWYDAK, via the coding sequence TTGAAAAAATTAATGCTAATTGACGGAAGCAGTGTGCTCTACCGGGCTTTTTTTGCCCTTCCCCCGCTTATGAACAGTAAGGGTACGAGAACAAACGCTGTCTATGGTTTTATGATGATGCTTTTTAAGGTGATGGATGACTATAAACCCGATTATATAGCAGTGGCCTTTGATGTGAAAGCACCAACGTTCCGACATAAGGAATATGATGCATATAAGGCCACAAGAGAAAAGATGCCGGATGAGTTATCTTGTCAAATACCCATTTTGCGCGATATATTATCTGCTTTAAATATAAAGATTATAGAAGTGCCTGGGTTTGAAGCCGATGATATACTTGGTACAGTATCAAAGCAAGCAGAGAAGAATGGACTTGAGACTTACATAGTAACAGGCGATAGGGATTCACTGCAACTGGTTTCTAAAGAGACCAGGGTTATATTAAACAAAAAAGGCATGACTGATGTGGAGGTATATGACTATGATATCTTTAGAGATAGATATGGTATAACACCCAGTGAGTTTATTGACCTGAAAGGGCTGATGGGCGATAAGTCCGACAATATTCCCGGGGTACCAGGTATTGGTGAGAAGACAGCGCTTGAACTTATAAAGGAGTACGGATCGGTCAACGAAATTATTAAAAATGTAGATAGGATAAAAAATAAGAGGGTTAGAGAAGCAATTGCAAACAATGTGGACAAGGCACTGCTGAGTAAAAGACTTTCTACCATAATCAGGGATATGCCGATAGAGTTTGACATAGAGGAATATACTGTTAAAGAACCGGATAAAAAAAGAGTTAGAGCTATCTTTGAAGAGTTGGAGTTTAAATCATTATTAGACAAGGTTTCCAAGGATGATACTGCACCGAACGTGGACAGGGTTGTCTACAGGGTCATCGACAACGTTGATGATTTCAATGAGTACATCAGTGGTGTTGAAAGGATAGCTATAAGTTTCAAGGTTCATGAGGATGGCCTGGCCATGACCTCTCTTAGCAGTCAAGAAAAGGGTACTGTTTTTTTACCCCTTTATAGACTTGATGACAGCATGAAATATGCACTTTATAAACTTCTGTCTAACGAGAACATAAAGAAGTCTGGACATAACATAAAAAGACTTCTAAATTTTGCAATAAGCGAGGGGTATAAACCTGCAAACATAAGTTTCGATTCGGCTATTGCCGCATATCTTATCAATGCAACAGAATCCGAATATATCATACGACAGATTGCAAAGGACTTTCTTAACAGGGATATACTGGATGACTCGATATTTGGCAAGGGAAGAAACAGGACGGATTTCCACAATGTTGAAGAAGAAATGTTAAATCAGCTCCTCGGAGAAGAAGCAGAGGTCATAGGTCAGTCAGAGCCCCTTATGCGGGAAAAACTTGATGAACTCTCTATGGACAGGCTGTTTAATGATATAGAAATGCCTCTTGTCATGGTACTGGCTGATATGGAATGTACTGGCTTTAATATCGATAGGAATGAGCTTTTGAGGTTAGACAGTGAATTTACTGAACAACTCACCAGTATAACAAAGGAGATTTATAATCTTGCAGGAGAAGAATTTAATATCAATTCGCCAAAACAGCTCTCCCATATTTTATTTGAAAAACTTGGCCTGCCGGTTATAAAAAAGACTAAGACGGGCTATTCTACAGATGCTGAAGTCCTGGAAGAGCTGGCACCTCAGCATGATATCGTGGCAAAAATACTGGAGTACAGGCAGATATCCAAATTAAAATCCACTTATATTGATGGATTTATAAAACTTACTGAAAAGAGCGCTAAAATCCATACCAGTTTCAATCAAACTGTAACTGCAACGGGAAGAATAAGCAGCACTGAGCCAAACCTACAAAATATACCAATTAGAACAGATATTGGAAGACAGATACGAAAAGTATTTATACCATCAGATGACAAACACGTTATTCTCTCCGCAGATTACTCTCAGATAGAGCTAAGGGTACTTGCACATCTATCGAGTGATGAAAACCTCATAGGTTCCTTTATCGCTGGTGAAGACATTCATACAAGGACCGCTTCAGAGGTATTTAATGTACCTATAGATAAGGTTACGCCCGAGATGAGAAGAAGTGCCAAGGCTGTGAACTTTGGAATAGTATATGGCATAAGTGATTTTGGCCTGGCCAGAGACCTTCGGATCCCAAGGGAGGTGGCCGCTGAATACATCAGGAGCTATTTCAAGAGATATCCTCAGGTAAAGGAATACCTTGATGAGTGTGTAAAAAAGGCTAAAGAACTGGGCTATGTTACCACCATTATGAATAGAAGGCGTTATGTACCGGAAATAACCTCCAAAAACAGAAATATACGTATGTTTGGAGAACGAATTGCAATGAATACCCCTATACAGGGTAGCGCTGCTGACATAATAAAGATAGCTATGGTCAATGTGCATAAGAAGATAAAAGATTTTAAATCAAAGCTCATACTGCAGGTTCATGACGAGCTGATATTTGACGTACTTAAGGAAGAGTTGGATGAAATTAAGGAAATTGTAAGGTGGGAAATGGAGAATGCAGTCAACTTGAAGGTACCGCTGATAGCCGAAATAAAATATGGCAATAATTGGTATGATGCCAAGTGA
- a CDS encoding L,D-transpeptidase family protein, producing the protein MKKLLFIFLAILILFYIHTEGITAPGDSITINLPSFTLHFEGQNVYKDYPVAIGKTLTNTPDGTYNVRTKIKNPVWYPPNGGKPVPPGKNNPLGNRWINFYPGYGIHGNNNPGSIGTMASLGCVRMYNSDVDELYEMVEVGIPVIITYHTMFELSDGTNKVLEVYPDIYGRGVNTEEEIKAKLMEMGLAIEDEKFKYIFNNYKKEAAFYSCDWVLTKGDKLLSSDILDDNGKLYISAKSLKSIFGIDYLLNLDTGIMSINGHDIEYMNKESIYINLIQLLDIFELSYEIEQKAQRIDIKNDMVYIDGMYVSPVQYTNYDSRDIKLPLRVIGELFGHEVKWDKATSVVSINDQPVSPVILNGISYMGIKELSEIFKFDYEIDSRYGIIQIKRY; encoded by the coding sequence ATGAAAAAACTATTGTTTATTTTTCTGGCTATATTGATCTTATTTTACATACATACAGAAGGAATCACTGCCCCTGGTGACAGTATAACTATAAATCTGCCAAGTTTCACACTGCATTTTGAAGGACAAAATGTGTATAAGGATTATCCAGTAGCCATAGGCAAGACTTTGACCAATACACCTGATGGGACTTATAACGTCAGAACGAAGATTAAAAATCCAGTATGGTATCCCCCTAATGGTGGTAAACCTGTTCCACCGGGGAAAAATAACCCTTTAGGTAATCGGTGGATTAACTTTTATCCCGGCTATGGGATACATGGAAATAATAATCCAGGGTCTATAGGAACCATGGCTTCATTAGGTTGTGTCCGCATGTATAACAGCGATGTTGATGAGCTTTATGAGATGGTTGAAGTGGGGATTCCTGTCATAATAACCTATCATACCATGTTTGAACTGAGTGATGGCACAAATAAGGTTTTGGAGGTGTATCCGGATATTTATGGCCGAGGGGTAAATACGGAGGAAGAGATAAAAGCGAAACTTATGGAAATGGGCCTGGCCATAGAGGATGAGAAATTCAAATATATATTCAACAATTATAAAAAGGAGGCAGCTTTTTATTCATGTGATTGGGTCTTAACTAAAGGTGATAAGCTGCTTTCATCTGACATCCTGGATGATAATGGCAAACTATATATATCTGCAAAGTCCCTGAAAAGTATATTTGGGATAGACTATCTGTTGAATTTAGACACCGGTATCATGTCCATAAACGGGCATGATATAGAATATATGAATAAAGAGAGTATATATATAAATCTTATACAATTACTTGATATTTTTGAACTGTCCTATGAGATAGAACAGAAGGCGCAAAGGATAGATATTAAAAATGATATGGTCTATATAGATGGGATGTATGTTTCACCGGTGCAGTATACAAACTACGATAGTCGGGATATAAAACTACCTCTTAGGGTTATTGGTGAGTTGTTTGGACATGAGGTAAAATGGGATAAGGCGACAAGTGTCGTTAGCATTAATGACCAGCCGGTATCTCCAGTGATTTTAAATGGTATATCATATATGGGGATTAAAGAACTATCGGAAATCTTTAAATTTGACTATGAAATAGATTCAAGATATGGTATTATACAAATTAAGCGGTATTGA
- the aroC gene encoding chorismate synthase has translation MLRFLDAGESHGRCYVGIIDGIPAGVEIEMENINRLLKERQRVYGRGGRMEIENDEAIILSGLRGRMTTGGPIGLMIENRDYENWKDFMSPIDGIKGKGGVTVPRPGHADLPGILKFGFNDARNILERASARQTVIRTAIGGIAMEFLRQFDIEVKSHVCSIGGIVSKPNGKDKSFWINVENSLLRCGDKEAEEKMRAEIDKAKAMGDTVGGIVEIIVERVPAGIGSHTTWDKRLDTRLAAACMSVQSVKGVEIGMGFKTAERYGSEVHDEIFYSENGFYRKTNNAGGIEGGISNGEDIIVRCALKPIPTLLKPLNSVDIRSKMSAKAHVERSDVCAVPAASVVLKAVVAWEIAVAFLDKFCGDNIDEVKNAYEHYIKRLNFG, from the coding sequence ATGCTCAGATTTTTGGATGCAGGAGAATCTCATGGCAGATGTTATGTTGGCATCATTGATGGAATACCTGCAGGCGTAGAGATAGAGATGGAGAACATTAACAGGCTATTAAAGGAGAGACAGCGTGTGTATGGAAGAGGCGGGAGGATGGAGATAGAAAATGATGAAGCCATCATACTTTCTGGATTAAGAGGCAGGATGACCACAGGTGGACCTATTGGACTGATGATAGAAAATAGAGATTATGAGAACTGGAAAGATTTTATGTCTCCTATAGATGGGATAAAGGGGAAAGGAGGGGTTACAGTACCAAGGCCTGGCCATGCAGATCTACCAGGCATATTGAAATTTGGCTTTAATGATGCAAGAAACATATTAGAAAGAGCAAGCGCACGACAAACAGTCATCAGGACTGCAATAGGTGGTATAGCAATGGAGTTTTTAAGACAATTTGATATAGAGGTTAAGTCTCATGTTTGTAGCATAGGGGGTATAGTTTCTAAACCAAATGGAAAAGACAAGTCTTTCTGGATAAATGTAGAAAATTCTCTATTAAGATGTGGAGACAAAGAGGCAGAAGAGAAAATGAGAGCTGAGATTGATAAGGCCAAGGCAATGGGCGACACAGTAGGGGGGATAGTAGAAATTATAGTTGAGAGGGTACCCGCAGGGATAGGAAGTCATACAACATGGGATAAGAGGTTAGATACACGTCTTGCAGCTGCCTGCATGAGCGTGCAATCTGTTAAAGGTGTTGAAATCGGGATGGGTTTCAAGACTGCAGAGCGATATGGAAGTGAGGTCCATGATGAGATTTTTTACAGTGAGAATGGATTTTATAGAAAAACCAATAATGCTGGTGGCATAGAGGGAGGCATATCCAATGGTGAGGATATAATCGTAAGATGCGCATTAAAGCCAATACCAACCCTTTTAAAGCCTTTAAATAGTGTTGACATACGATCAAAAATGTCTGCAAAAGCTCATGTGGAGAGGAGTGATGTATGCGCAGTGCCTGCAGCTTCAGTGGTTCTTAAGGCTGTTGTGGCATGGGAGATAGCAGTAGCCTTTCTTGATAAATTTTGCGGAGATAATATCGATGAAGTAAAAAATGCTTACGAGCATTATATCAAGAGGTTAAACTTTGGTTAA
- a CDS encoding cyclic-di-AMP receptor, with amino-acid sequence MKLLIAIVQDEDAGELMQKLTKSGFQFTKLATTGGFLRAGNTTLIIGLEDERLKEAISCIESICKSRKQLITPPIMGGAGEVYLSYPMEVTIGGATIFVLDMEQLIKI; translated from the coding sequence ATGAAACTATTAATAGCAATTGTACAGGATGAAGATGCAGGTGAGTTGATGCAGAAGCTTACTAAATCAGGTTTTCAGTTTACAAAGCTTGCTACCACTGGAGGTTTTTTAAGGGCAGGCAATACGACCTTAATTATAGGATTGGAAGATGAGCGTCTTAAAGAGGCCATAAGCTGCATCGAGAGCATCTGTAAAAGCAGAAAGCAACTTATAACACCGCCAATTATGGGTGGAGCTGGTGAGGTGTATCTATCATACCCCATGGAAGTGACCATTGGAGGGGCAACCATATTTGTACTTGATATGGAACAACTTATAAAGATATAA
- a CDS encoding putative glycoside hydrolase — MKKTKITGILMVILFSLILAVLFLLKGYSKTGAYENNLPSYQELVDEKLVIHKADRDEALKKLNEWKENDKILREKLKEYYVPLPKEETPKPNPPIVKGIYVTGDIAGSKKNIEHLVDLLDNSELNTMVIDVKDDNGLMTYKSNIQIVNDVDANRYVRINDIQSFIKNLQEHNIYPIARIVTFKDRNLSEHRPDLSIQKKSGGIWRDRKGVSWVNPYDKRVWDYNIAIAKEAALNGFKEIQFDYVRFPENGTMVDAEAFFPGQDGKPKEDCIAEFLSYAKEQLKAYNVVISADVFGLTTSVEDDMNIGQKWEKISPAVDYISPMIYPSHYYSGNYGFDNPNAHPYEVIDRAIKDAIKKNEKLQKKAIIRPWIQDFTLGKPKYTGEDVLKQIKALKDNGIENYMLWNAGNKYSEDVFRK, encoded by the coding sequence GTGAAGAAAACAAAAATAACAGGCATATTAATGGTAATATTGTTCTCACTTATCTTGGCAGTACTTTTCTTATTAAAAGGATATTCAAAAACCGGCGCTTATGAAAACAATCTTCCCTCCTATCAGGAGCTTGTTGACGAAAAGTTGGTTATTCATAAGGCAGACAGGGATGAAGCTTTAAAAAAGCTTAATGAATGGAAAGAAAATGATAAAATTTTAAGAGAAAAACTGAAAGAATACTATGTTCCTCTCCCTAAAGAAGAGACACCAAAACCCAATCCGCCTATAGTTAAGGGGATCTATGTTACGGGGGATATAGCTGGAAGCAAAAAAAATATAGAACATCTGGTTGACCTGTTAGATAACTCTGAGCTCAACACAATGGTTATTGATGTAAAGGATGACAATGGTCTTATGACCTATAAAAGCAACATACAGATTGTAAATGACGTGGACGCAAACAGATATGTACGTATAAATGATATCCAATCATTCATAAAAAACCTTCAGGAACATAATATTTATCCAATAGCCCGAATAGTTACTTTTAAAGACCGTAACCTATCAGAACACCGTCCGGATTTATCCATACAGAAGAAATCCGGAGGAATATGGCGTGATAGAAAGGGTGTATCATGGGTCAACCCTTATGACAAACGGGTCTGGGACTATAACATAGCTATAGCTAAAGAGGCGGCACTAAATGGCTTTAAAGAGATACAATTTGACTATGTCCGCTTTCCAGAAAATGGTACAATGGTGGATGCTGAGGCTTTCTTCCCAGGGCAGGATGGCAAACCAAAGGAAGACTGCATAGCCGAATTTCTATCCTACGCCAAAGAACAGCTCAAAGCATATAACGTCGTCATCTCAGCAGATGTCTTCGGACTGACCACAAGTGTTGAGGACGACATGAATATAGGGCAAAAATGGGAAAAGATATCACCTGCAGTAGATTATATAAGTCCAATGATATATCCCTCCCATTATTACTCAGGTAATTATGGATTTGACAACCCTAATGCACATCCCTATGAGGTCATCGATAGGGCAATAAAGGATGCTATTAAAAAGAACGAAAAGCTACAGAAAAAAGCTATCATACGTCCGTGGATACAGGACTTCACTCTCGGTAAGCCAAAATATACCGGTGAGGATGTATTAAAGCAGATAAAAGCATTAAAAGACAATGGAATAGAGAATTATATGCTATGGAATGCCGGTAATAAATACTCAGAAGATGTGTTCAGAAAATAA
- a CDS encoding 4Fe-4S binding protein, whose protein sequence is MAYKIIAEECIGCGACESECPENAISATEDFVYVIDPAKCTEDATCVSVCPVDCIVLEGEEK, encoded by the coding sequence ATGGCATATAAGATTATTGCTGAAGAGTGCATTGGATGTGGTGCCTGCGAATCAGAGTGCCCGGAAAATGCCATTTCAGCTACTGAGGATTTTGTGTATGTTATAGATCCAGCAAAATGCACTGAAGATGCGACATGTGTCAGCGTATGCCCTGTAGACTGTATTGTTCTCGAGGGTGAGGAGAAGTAG
- a CDS encoding histidinol-phosphatase HisJ family protein: MIDYHIHTQFSKDSKLTMEDICIKAIELGLKEICFTDHWDLNPNGESFDFNLDYLNYTSEYLRCSDKYGDKIKIKKGLEIGLQSHLLKKIDALLKDKTFDFILGSIHYVNKTDLLKDDFYKNKEKKDAFNEYLQEVYICISEFDNFDCLGHLDVIRRYCPYVDKSLNYIDYHEILDNILTLLIKKGKGLEANISAKRYNLGNILPSEEILKRYKDLGGKIVTLGSDSHLPEHFTITRKKYIDILKEIGFMNIASYENRNPYFIPVDELE, translated from the coding sequence TTGATTGACTACCACATACATACGCAATTTTCAAAGGATTCTAAACTAACTATGGAAGATATTTGCATAAAGGCAATTGAACTGGGGCTAAAAGAAATTTGTTTTACAGACCATTGGGATTTAAACCCCAATGGTGAATCATTTGACTTCAACCTTGACTATCTGAACTATACCAGTGAATATCTTAGATGCTCAGATAAATACGGAGATAAAATAAAGATAAAAAAGGGACTAGAAATAGGCCTCCAATCCCATTTACTCAAAAAGATAGATGCATTGCTCAAAGATAAAACCTTTGATTTTATCCTTGGATCTATACACTATGTCAATAAGACAGATCTCCTCAAAGATGATTTTTATAAGAATAAGGAGAAAAAAGACGCTTTTAATGAGTATCTGCAAGAGGTATATATCTGCATATCTGAATTCGATAATTTTGATTGTTTGGGACACTTGGATGTAATAAGGAGATACTGTCCATATGTCGACAAAAGTTTGAATTATATAGATTATCACGAAATATTAGATAATATATTGACTTTACTCATTAAAAAAGGAAAAGGCCTTGAAGCAAATATATCGGCAAAAAGATATAACCTTGGTAATATCCTTCCTTCAGAGGAAATACTTAAAAGGTATAAAGATTTAGGTGGGAAGATAGTTACCTTGGGGTCTGATTCACATCTACCAGAACATTTTACAATTACCAGAAAGAAATACATTGATATTTTAAAAGAAATTGGCTTTATGAACATTGCCTCCTATGAAAACAGGAACCCCTATTTTATACCTGTAGACGAGCTCGAATAA